The Ochrobactrum sp. BTU1 genome includes a region encoding these proteins:
- a CDS encoding ABC transporter substrate-binding protein — MMISRRSFLVLTSLAGAVAMSSASLAADALNIGAYPSNPPFEFKNADGTFEGFEIDIAKEAAKRAGLEPEIADYGFQALFAATTSRRIDVAVSSITITPERLKSQSFTQPYYDSDIGVATKTDSAVTGLADLKGKTVGALSGSTGEKWVKDNKDAKGFADIKGYNSQQDLFLDLGAGRIDAVISDVPGMEHLFLKLKGFVVKDRIQTGEQYGLMMAKDHPLLGKLNDAISAMKKEGVTAAIHKKWFGTDPAAGSSTVTVAPIPKP; from the coding sequence ATGATGATTTCTCGGCGTAGTTTTCTGGTTCTGACAAGTCTTGCGGGCGCTGTTGCGATGAGTTCTGCATCGCTTGCTGCCGACGCGCTTAATATCGGTGCTTATCCAAGCAACCCCCCTTTCGAGTTTAAGAATGCAGATGGGACATTCGAAGGCTTCGAAATCGATATTGCGAAGGAAGCAGCAAAACGCGCAGGCCTGGAGCCGGAAATTGCCGACTACGGGTTTCAAGCGCTGTTTGCTGCCACGACTTCGCGTCGCATCGACGTGGCGGTTTCGTCAATTACGATCACGCCGGAACGCCTGAAGTCGCAGTCCTTCACCCAACCCTATTATGATTCAGATATTGGGGTTGCTACCAAAACCGATAGTGCCGTAACAGGATTGGCCGATTTGAAGGGCAAGACGGTTGGTGCCCTTTCTGGTTCCACGGGCGAGAAATGGGTTAAGGATAACAAGGATGCCAAAGGCTTCGCCGATATCAAAGGCTACAACTCGCAACAGGATTTGTTTCTTGATCTCGGTGCGGGCCGTATCGACGCAGTGATTTCCGATGTTCCGGGAATGGAGCACTTATTTCTTAAGTTGAAGGGCTTTGTTGTTAAGGATCGAATCCAGACCGGTGAGCAATACGGTCTGATGATGGCGAAGGACCATCCGCTGCTTGGCAAGCTCAACGATGCAATTTCTGCCATGAAGAAGGAAGGTGTTACTGCAGCCATTCATAAAAAATGGTTCGGTACCGATCCTGCAGCTGGTTCCTCGACAGTGACAGTCGCGCCGATCCCAAAACCATAA
- a CDS encoding methionine synthase, which produces MKRLLPTSTAGSLPKPSWLAEPEKLWSPWKLQDEELIAGKQDALRLSLDDQRQAGIDIVSDGEQTRQHFVTTFIEHLDGVDFQKRETVRIRNRYDASVPTVVGAVSRPKPVFVDDAKFLRQQTQQPIKWALPGPMTMIDTLYDAHYKSREKLAWEFAKILNEEAKELEVAGVDIIQFDEPAFNVFFDDVNDWGVATLERAIEGLKCETAVHICYGYGIKANTDWKKTLGSEWRQYEESFPKLQKSNIDLISLECQNSHVPIDLIELLRGKKVMVGAIDVATQTVETPEEVASTLRKALQFVDADKLYPCTNCGMAPLPRQVARRKLSALSTGAEIIRKELST; this is translated from the coding sequence ATGAAAAGACTATTGCCCACGTCGACCGCCGGCAGTTTACCAAAGCCTTCCTGGCTTGCAGAACCTGAAAAACTTTGGTCGCCTTGGAAGTTACAGGATGAGGAACTGATCGCTGGCAAGCAGGATGCTCTGCGCTTATCCTTGGACGATCAACGACAGGCGGGCATCGATATAGTCAGTGACGGCGAACAGACGCGTCAGCATTTTGTCACAACATTTATCGAGCACCTTGACGGTGTTGATTTTCAAAAGCGAGAAACAGTCAGAATCCGCAATCGCTATGATGCGAGTGTACCGACAGTCGTTGGAGCCGTGTCCCGTCCAAAACCGGTTTTTGTCGATGATGCGAAGTTCCTACGTCAGCAAACCCAGCAGCCCATTAAATGGGCGTTGCCGGGGCCTATGACGATGATCGATACGCTTTATGATGCCCACTATAAGAGCCGTGAGAAACTAGCCTGGGAGTTCGCAAAGATACTCAATGAAGAAGCTAAAGAACTGGAGGTTGCCGGCGTAGATATTATCCAATTCGATGAGCCAGCATTCAACGTGTTCTTTGATGATGTCAATGATTGGGGCGTTGCTACCCTTGAGAGGGCAATCGAGGGTCTCAAATGCGAAACGGCAGTTCATATTTGCTATGGATACGGAATTAAGGCTAATACTGATTGGAAAAAGACCCTTGGTTCCGAATGGCGTCAATATGAGGAATCCTTCCCCAAACTGCAGAAATCCAATATCGATCTGATCTCGCTGGAATGTCAAAACTCACATGTTCCGATAGATCTGATAGAACTCCTTCGAGGCAAGAAGGTGATGGTGGGCGCCATTGATGTTGCGACCCAAACCGTTGAGACGCCGGAGGAAGTTGCCAGCACTTTGCGAAAGGCACTTCAGTTTGTTGATGCAGACAAACTATATCCATGCACCAATTGCGGCATGGCACCATTGCCTCGGCAAGTGGCACGAAGGAAATTAAGTGCATTGAGTACGGGTGCTGAAATTATCAGAAAAGAGCTTTCGACCTAA
- a CDS encoding cyclase family protein yields the protein MNDTSALASLAFGLLSGAVKVVDITAPLGPDTPVLYLPPQFGKNTPNVKVHTISQYDQDGPFWAWNWMELGEHTGTHFDAPCHWITGKDHSGNTTDTIPPQNFVAPLNVIDRSAQATADADYLLTVESIKEWEAEHGEIEAGSWVLMRTDWYKRNGSADTFLNADENGPHSPGPTVDAIEYLLSKGIIGWGQETVGTDAGSAGTMHPPFPAHNLMHKANRYGLASLSNLDQLPAKGAILIAAPLKFVNGTGSPVRALALVAESDK from the coding sequence ATGAACGATACATCTGCGCTTGCCAGCCTCGCGTTTGGACTATTGTCTGGTGCTGTCAAGGTTGTTGACATCACCGCGCCACTCGGTCCGGATACACCTGTCCTTTACCTTCCTCCCCAATTCGGCAAAAACACGCCAAATGTTAAAGTTCACACTATTAGCCAATATGATCAAGACGGGCCCTTCTGGGCCTGGAACTGGATGGAGCTTGGCGAACATACCGGCACCCATTTCGATGCCCCTTGTCACTGGATTACCGGAAAAGATCATTCTGGCAATACTACCGACACGATCCCGCCGCAGAACTTTGTTGCCCCTTTAAACGTTATTGACCGGTCGGCTCAGGCAACCGCCGACGCCGATTATCTGCTGACGGTTGAGAGCATCAAGGAATGGGAAGCAGAGCACGGTGAAATCGAAGCAGGTTCGTGGGTTCTAATGCGTACGGATTGGTACAAGCGCAATGGGTCGGCTGACACATTTTTGAATGCCGATGAAAACGGCCCTCACTCTCCCGGTCCTACGGTCGATGCAATCGAGTACCTTCTTTCGAAAGGCATAATCGGATGGGGGCAGGAAACAGTAGGTACTGACGCAGGATCCGCTGGCACCATGCACCCTCCGTTTCCCGCGCATAATCTTATGCACAAGGCAAACCGTTACGGTCTGGCAAGCCTGAGTAACCTAGATCAGTTGCCTGCAAAAGGTGCGATCCTGATCGCGGCGCCGTTGAAATTTGTCAATGGCACCGGCTCTCCGGTCCGTGCACTCGCTCTTGTTGCTGAAAGCGACAAGTAG
- a CDS encoding amino acid ABC transporter permease — MTFVETFLNSEVLASSLPALGRGLLNTFLIGIASIFFGILSGLLISIIRLYGPKLLRYLAVAYIDVFRAMPVLVVLILIYYALPFIGIRLSAWTSAIMAFSMVMAAYSAEVFRSGIESVPRGQFEAASALGISFPVTLWKVVLPQAIRIIIPPTTSNCVSMFKDTALASTVALPELLKEAQDAQALYANPTPLIGAALIYLIILLPLVRLVALLEARFKKEKVR, encoded by the coding sequence ATGACATTCGTTGAAACCTTTCTGAACTCCGAAGTTCTAGCATCAAGCCTGCCGGCGCTGGGACGTGGTCTTCTCAACACGTTTCTTATCGGCATCGCCAGCATATTCTTTGGTATTCTGTCTGGCTTGCTGATCAGCATTATTCGTCTATACGGCCCAAAGTTACTTCGCTATCTCGCGGTCGCCTACATCGATGTATTCCGCGCCATGCCAGTTTTGGTCGTGCTGATCCTGATCTATTATGCACTTCCATTCATCGGCATACGCCTGTCTGCCTGGACCTCAGCAATCATGGCATTTTCCATGGTTATGGCGGCATACTCGGCAGAAGTGTTCCGGTCGGGCATCGAAAGTGTACCGCGCGGTCAGTTCGAAGCCGCGTCGGCACTTGGAATTTCATTTCCTGTTACGCTTTGGAAAGTGGTTTTACCGCAGGCGATCCGTATCATCATTCCGCCAACGACCAGCAATTGTGTGTCTATGTTCAAGGATACTGCACTGGCCTCTACTGTGGCTTTGCCCGAGCTTCTGAAGGAAGCCCAGGACGCTCAAGCGCTTTATGCCAATCCTACGCCGTTGATTGGCGCCGCACTAATCTATCTCATCATTCTGCTGCCACTGGTGCGGCTTGTGGCGCTTCTTGAGGCGCGCTTCAAAAAGGAAAAAGTCCGATAG
- a CDS encoding MarR family transcriptional regulator: MDLEFIVTEVDEGEKQELRLWLRMLATTRLISQEIRRRLRNEFGVTLPQFDILAQLYREPDGLRLGELSRRAMVTNGNITGLVERLESDGLVRRETPGADRRVTVARLTDSGQTVFAKMASVHESWLRDLMAEVDRDTIASLLSDMKLVKNSVGNHLIDDDEE, from the coding sequence ATGGATCTCGAATTTATAGTCACCGAAGTCGATGAAGGCGAAAAGCAAGAGCTGCGTCTTTGGTTACGCATGCTGGCAACAACTCGACTAATCTCACAGGAGATTCGCCGCCGTTTACGCAATGAGTTTGGAGTTACGCTGCCTCAGTTTGACATTCTTGCGCAGCTCTACCGGGAACCGGATGGTTTACGACTAGGGGAGCTTTCGCGCCGGGCCATGGTGACGAATGGCAACATCACAGGTTTAGTTGAACGACTGGAAAGCGACGGGCTCGTGCGACGGGAGACACCTGGTGCCGACAGGCGCGTTACTGTCGCGCGCTTGACAGATTCGGGGCAGACGGTGTTCGCAAAGATGGCGAGTGTCCACGAAAGCTGGTTGCGTGATCTGATGGCGGAGGTCGACCGGGACACCATCGCGTCGCTGTTAAGCGACATGAAACTTGTCAAGAATTCGGTGGGTAATCACCTTATCGATGATGATGAAGAATAG
- a CDS encoding aminotransferase class I/II-fold pyridoxal phosphate-dependent enzyme: MVRLAKRITESSKKSFGMYARAAGLGADAGDLIHMELGSPHADTPLHIKKATVNALMAGDVHYSHLQGIPKLREALAARLCEKNGMDVSASDVVVTNGLTHASFAAFMALLDPGDEVILLEPYYPQHIGKIELAGAIPVLAPLDANDRFSIKADLIEPKITDRTKMIVLINPCNPTGRVYSLKELEVLADIARRHDLVVVADEVYEDILFDGVRHVSIASLPGMKERTISMFAFTKSFAMDGWRLGYLTAPSHMIEGILKITTNDVTHVNTFIQAGALAAISGPKEILAELVGDDKLKRDIVVSRLNQMSGVTCDWPQGTIYAFPKIAALGVKSQDMAERIMTEAGVVLEAGSFYGACGEGHLRVCFGSQSLARVNEAMDRLQRFFGSL, encoded by the coding sequence ATGGTCCGCCTTGCCAAACGCATAACCGAAAGCTCCAAAAAATCCTTTGGCATGTATGCGCGGGCGGCGGGGCTTGGTGCGGACGCCGGTGATCTCATCCATATGGAGCTTGGAAGTCCCCATGCCGATACACCGCTTCATATCAAGAAGGCGACCGTTAATGCCTTGATGGCGGGCGATGTCCACTACTCACATCTTCAGGGAATTCCCAAACTGCGCGAAGCACTGGCGGCCCGTCTTTGTGAAAAAAATGGAATGGATGTTTCGGCATCCGACGTTGTTGTAACCAACGGGTTGACCCACGCATCCTTCGCAGCTTTTATGGCGCTGCTGGACCCAGGAGATGAAGTTATCCTGCTGGAGCCATACTATCCCCAACATATTGGCAAGATAGAACTTGCTGGAGCCATACCTGTACTGGCACCCCTCGATGCGAATGACCGCTTTTCGATCAAGGCGGATTTGATCGAACCAAAGATCACAGATCGCACAAAAATGATTGTTTTGATCAATCCGTGTAACCCCACGGGACGGGTCTACAGTCTCAAGGAGTTGGAGGTTTTGGCAGATATTGCTCGCCGCCATGATTTGGTGGTGGTCGCTGATGAGGTTTACGAAGATATTCTGTTCGATGGTGTTCGCCATGTTTCGATCGCTTCATTGCCTGGCATGAAGGAACGAACGATATCAATGTTCGCATTTACCAAAAGCTTTGCGATGGACGGCTGGCGACTTGGGTATCTCACCGCACCCTCGCACATGATCGAAGGCATTCTGAAGATCACCACAAACGACGTCACACACGTGAACACCTTTATTCAGGCGGGCGCTCTGGCCGCAATATCCGGTCCGAAAGAAATATTGGCTGAACTGGTGGGCGACGACAAGTTGAAGCGCGACATCGTTGTATCAAGGTTAAACCAGATGTCGGGTGTCACCTGCGATTGGCCACAAGGTACTATTTACGCGTTTCCAAAAATCGCTGCATTGGGAGTTAAATCGCAGGATATGGCTGAACGCATTATGACGGAAGCGGGTGTCGTACTGGAAGCGGGGAGCTTTTACGGAGCCTGTGGCGAAGGACATTTGCGCGTCTGTTTTGGTTCACAATCACTTGCACGCGTCAACGAGGCCATGGATCGCCTTCAACGGTTCTTTGGATCTCTTTGA